The Polymorphobacter megasporae genomic sequence CGTCCGCCAGCAAACGTGCGCCGATAAGCCACGCAAGCGGTAGTTAGAACACCGCTTGTAAATGCCCTAGAAAAACGACACGCGTCGGGTTGATTGGAAAAGCCCCCAGGATGGATGACATCTCGACGCCGGGACGAATTAGCAACCAAGACGTCATCTGGACGCAGTGGTTAAGTTCCCACATCTGTTCATTTGACGCTCCCCGCGAACCACCGAGCGGTCGGCTGTAGGACGTTTGATCTCGCTGAAGACTATGATGCTCTTAGACGTCGCCGAGCGCTGTAACATCTGAATCCTCGCGTGCCCTCGCGACAAATTGCTCGCGTAGCCACGATGCGGCGGGGCCGGGCGGAAAATCGCGTCTCCAAATTGCGCTGAAGCGATATTGCCCACCGTGATATTCAGGCATTACCAGCCGTACGAGCGCCCCGGAGATCAGATCGGGTTCGATCACCGGCAACGGCATGTTGCCCCAGCCGATCCCTTCGCGCAGCAACGCATGCTTGGCACCAAGATCGGCGAGGCGCCAGGTGCGTGCACTCATGACCGCGAAGTCTCGGCCCTCGGTTAGCGGTGAACGGTCGGTCAGCACGAGTTGAACATAGTCTCGGCCCGCGCCGGGCGGTATTATCGAAAGCCGTCCGAGCGGATGGTCGGGCGCAGCGACCGGCACCATCGGCACCGCGCCGGCAACCATGGCGTCTATCTCCGCCAGACCAGCATTGAGCGGACCGGAAATGCCGAGAACCGCCGTCTTATCGAGCACGAGTGCGGTGACCGCGCCAAGTGCCTCGACATGCAGCCGCAGCGTAACGGTCGGAAACGCGATTGCAAAAGCGCGAAGCACCTCGCCAAGGCGTTGCGTGGGGAGCATGACATCGACGGCGAGGTTGACCTCAGCCTCAAGCCCATCGAGCAGGCCTTTAACCTTGGCACGCAGCCCATCGATCCCCTGCGCGACGGTTCGCGCCTCGGCGAGCACCGCACGACCAGCATCGGTCAGCTGCGGCTTGCGGGTTCCGTCGCGGTCGAACAGCAGGACGCCGAGCTGGGCCTCGAGATTGCCGATCCCGTAACTGATGACCGATACGGCACGATGCAGCCGCCGTCCGGCGGCGGCGAAGCTCCCGGTGTCGACCACCGCGAGAAAGATCCGGAGCTGTTCGAACGTTGGTGTGCCCGGGTTCGACATTTCAACTTCCTCGAACATGTCGATGCGTTTTATCGCGCTGATCCACTAACTCGACAACGCTTATCTCAGTGTCTGCGAGGACGAGGCGGTTCCCGTCCCCCAATAGGAGATTCGACGATGATCGACTTAAGACCGTTTAATTCACTCGGCGGCGCCAATCATGGCTGGCTCAATGCCAAGCACCATTTCGCCTTCGGCAGCTATGCCGACCCCAAGCGGTCCAGCTGGGGCAACCTGCGGGTGTGGAACGACGACACCATCGCCCCGCGCAGCGGCTTCCCGCCGCACCCTCACCGCAACATGGAGATTATTACCTACGTCCGCGAAGGCGCGATCACGCATCAGGACAGTCTCGGCAATAAGGGTCGGACCGAAGCTGGCGACGTTCAGGTGATGAGCGCCGGCACCGGCATCACGCATGCCGAATATAACGACGAGGACGAGACCAGCCGCATCTTCCAGATCTGGATCGAGCCCACGCGGACGGGCGAGAAGCCGAGCTGGGGCACACGACCTTTCCCTAAAGGGGACCGCGCCGGCCACTTCGTTGTCCTCGCAAGCGGGTTCGACAACGACAATGAGGCGTTGCCGATCCGGACCGATGCACGGGTCGTGGCCGCCTCGCTCAAAGCCGGTGAGACGATCGACTATCCGCTCGGTACCGATCGCCGCGCCTATCTCGTTCCTGCAACCGGCGCGGTCGAGATCGACGGCGTCCGTGTCAATGCCCGCGACGGCGCGGCCATCAACAACCTCGCGGTCTTGAGGGTCACCGCGATCGAAGACAGCGAGGTCATCCTGGTCGACGCCGCCTGACCGTCATCGTCGCTGTTGTTCCCGCCCAGCCGGTCTCGCGACCGGCTGGGTTTCTCTTCTCGATCACTGCGGTAAAATCCGATTTGCTTATCTAAATTGTCGAACACAGCCGATCAGATTATTCCACTGTTTCAATTCATCGGCGGCGCCCATTTCCACTGCAGCGGCAGAATGCTCTGTCGAACAAGGAGACACACCATGGCTACCCGTCCATTCGTTCCGGCCCAATCTAATTCAGTCCCCGGCCCTCTGCCCCTGATCGGTCGTGTCGGTATTGCCGCCATCTTCGTTCTCAGCGGTCTGTCGAAGGTCGCCGCGCCGGCGGCGACGATCGGCTACATCCAGTCGATAGGGCTGCCGCTGCCCGAACTTGCCCTGGCTGTTTCCGTGCTGATCGAACTCGTCGGCGGCATCGCGCTCGTGCTAGGGTACCAGACGCGGATCGCAGCTGGGGTGCTCGCGGCTTTCGCTATCGTCACCGCCGTCTTGTTTCATAATGCTTTTGGCGATCAGAACCAGTTGATCCACTTCTTCAAGAACGTCGCCATCGCCGGCGGCCTGCTCAATGTAATTGCGCTGGGTGGCGGATCGTGGAGCATCGACGCACGTCGCTAAATGCTTCGAGTAAATCTGCCGGGACGGGGTGGATACCCCGTCCCCCTTTTTTGCGTATGATACGAGCGCGATCTACGACCCGCCGCGCCGCCCAGCTGGTGGTCAGCGAAGCTCGTGGTAACAATGGAATGAAACCACCTTGCCTGCCTCGAGATGAAACACGTCGCAGCAAGGAGCCGATACCTTTTTGCCGGTCGGCGGCACGAAGCCGACATTCGGGATTTCCAGCGGCCCCAAGCTGGTGCCGTTCAGCGACAGCTCCACGACAACACGGTCGCCCGCAACGTAGACGTCGTAAAGCTCCCGGTGCATATCGGGCATTGCCGTCGCGTAGATCTCTGCGGAACGGGCAAGTTCCTTCTCGCCGCGGTAAGCATAGCCAGACCCTTCGTCGATGAAGATGCCGTCCTTGCCGAACATCGCGGCGAAGCCGGCGTAATCCTTGACCTCGGCGACCCGGTAAAGCTCCCGAATGATGGCCTCGTTGTCAACGGCGGCCGCGGTCGTCTCGGCCAACGCTGATTGGCTTGCTGCATGTGTCATTGACGTACTCCTCATGTGTCTACCCTGATAGACGCAGGCCAAGAGCAAAGCCTCAGTCGGCCGGCCGGCGGCCCCCGCGTTTCCTTACGGGTTCAACGATGCGGAGCCGGAGCACGGGCATTGCCGCTCGGCGCAACCACCTTGGAATCGATCCGCAGGGGCTTGAGCCGGCTGAATTCCTCGTCGGGGACGAACCCGTCACGATTGGGCATGCGGATCGATGCCAAGGTATCGCGCCCCACCGAAGTATTTGAGCCGACGATGCCATTGAGGTTCAGCAGATACGCGACGACGGCATAGGTGTCGTCGGCCGACAAGGTTCCCGGTGCCTGATACGGCATTGCCCGTCTGATATAGTCGAACAAGGTCGTCGCATACGGCCAATAGCTGCCGATCGTCTTGACGGGTTTGTCGGTCGCGAGCGTGCCCCGTCCGCCAACCAGCCTGTCCTTGATTCCTCCGACACCGCCCGTGCCGTGGCAGGCTGCGCAGTTTTCCTCGAAAACCTGCCGACCGCGTTCCGGCGTGCCCGAACCCGGTGATAGCCCGCGCCCGTCGGGGCGAACGTCGATGTCCCAAGACGCGACTTCCGCCGCGGAAGGCGCGCGACCAAAGTCGGGATGCAGGGTCGCGGCAGCGCCGCAACCCGGAATTGCCATTGCGATCAGCGCGCTACGCCAGAACATTGCGGACCCTCCCACTCGTGTCGACAGCCCACGTCTGTTGACCATTGAAATGGAACAGCGCGTTGGTGCCGACCTTGTCGATTAACTGCTGGCGGGATGGCTGAATATTGCCGCGCTCGTCGGTCGAGCGGCTGACGATCGTCGCCGGGCTGCCGTCCCACATCCAGTCAAATCCGAAACGGGCTTGCGCCTTGGGCAGCACCGGCGCGTCGAGTGTCGCCCGCAGCCACGACCGGCCGCCATCGACGCTGACATCGACCCGGTCGATGCGGCCATGACCGCTCCACGCGAGGCCAGTGATGCGCTGATATCCAGGGTGGATCTGCATCATGCCGGACGGCGAGGTGATCACCGAGTTGGTGTCCATTCGAAGCTGGAACTGACGCGCCCGGCCGTCGGCCATCAGCTGGGTGTAGCGTGCGGTTTCCCAGCGCGTCATCCAGGGCCCATCGCCGAACTTCAGCCGGCGAAGCCACTTGATGTTGACGTTGCCCTCGCACCCGGGAACGATCAGCCGGATCGGATACCCCTGTGCGGGACGGAGCGGCTCGCCGTTCTGGCCGAAGGCGATCATTGCCTCGCGCATGATCTCATCGGTCAGCGGGATGCTCCGCGCGACACCGGCGGCGTCGCCTCCCTCGGCCAGCATCCACAAAGACTCGGATCGACGCCCAACGAGATCGGCGAGATAGGTGAGGGGAATTCCGGTCCACTCGTTGGTGCTGACCAGGCCGTGTGTGTTCTGCACAGTCAGCGTCGGGTCGGCGTGCTTCCAGTTTTCCCAGCCGTTGCCGGTGCACTCGAGAAATGTGGTGCGCGAAACCGACGGCATGGCCCTGAGGTCGGCAAGGGTCAGAACACGCGCGCGATCGACGAGGCCGTGGATCAGCAAGCGATGCTTGGCCGGATCGATGTCGGGAACGCCCGAATGACTGCGCTCGTAATGCAGGTCGGTCGGCGTAATCGTGCCGACCAGATCGCCGATCGGCGTCTTCGAATTGATCGCGTCCGTCGGATCGACGTTGCGCACGCCGGGGCCTGCCTCGGGCAGGCGGGCGAGCTTGACGAATTGCGATCGCTCGCCGTGAGCGCTGAGGCTGGACCCCGGCTCGCGGGCCGGAACCTCGGCGAGCGTGTCGCCTGCAGCCGCGCTGGCGGCGGCGGCGCCGGCGAGCGCAGCTGTGGCACCGAGGATGTTGCGCCGCGAGACGAGGCGCTCGCTACCTGGGACCGGGCCCACTTCGACAGACATGATCAGCTCCTGCAGGGTGTCGATCGGCACGGCGGCCGGTCGCTCAGTGGTTCAGGGTCAGCAGATAATCGACGATCTCGCTTCGCCGCGACGCGTCCTTGACCCCCGCAAAGGCCATCCGGGTACCCGGCACGGCGGCAGCCGGGCTGGTGATGAACCGGTCGAGGCTGGCGGCGTCCCACACGAGGTTCGACGCGCGCAGTGCCGGCGAATAGACAAAGCCGTCGAGCGAGCCGGCTTTGCGTCCGGCGATGCCGGCAAGGGACGGCCCGATGCGGGTCTTCCCCGGCTCGGTCGCGTGGCACGCGGCGCACACCGCAAAAGCAGGGGGCGGTGCGACCACAATTGCGGCGTGGATCGGCGCGATCCCCCAGAGAGCGGTGCCGAGCAGCAGCGTCGGGCGCAAGAAGACGCGGGTCAATCCGCTGGCGCGGTACGCTGCCGCACGACCGATCACTTCGGCACCGGTATGATAAATTCGACTGTCTGGCCGGTGAACGCCTTGTGGTTGGAGTCCACAAGTTCGATCAGCACCTTGTGCTTGCCTGGCGGCATACCGTTCATGATCAGCGGTTCGCCGCTCGCATCGGCCCAGTGCCACGGCAAGTCATCGACCGTGACGTGAATATGGCCGATGCGCGGGGAGACTTCGAGCGCCTTGGGTCCGAACGTCGGCGTGATACGCAAATTCTCGGCGCGGTACTGGATGACGACGCGGCCGAACGACAACGGCCCAGGCACCGGCGGATCGACGATCAGCCGCGGTGCTGGCTGGGCGTCGTCGAGCGGCACCACGCCGGGCGCACCGAGAATGTCACGGGCGGTCTGTGCAGCGAGGGGAGCGGACATGGCGATGACTCCGGCAAGCAAGAGGGAATATACGAGAGTCATTTCGTCATCTTCCGATCGAGGAAATCGTGAATCATGGAGGCCATCACGCCAAATTGGTCCTCGAGCGCGAAATGGCCGGTATTGAGCAAATGGTATTCCGCCTTGGGCAGGTCACGGCGATACGGTTCGGCGCCGGCAGTCGGGAAGACCTTGTCGTTCTTGCCCCAGACGATCAGTGTCGGCGGCTGGTATTTCCGAAAGAACGCTTGGAATTGCGGGTATAGTGCAACGTTGCTGCCGTAGTCGTGGAACAGGTCGAGCTGGATATTCTTGTTCCCCGGCCGGTCGAGCAGTGGCTGGTCGTGACGCCAGTTCGCCGGGTCGATCCGCGACAGGTCCTCCATTCCGTCCTGATATTGGAACATCGTCGTCTCGAGCGTCATTAGGGGAGCGAGCGCCTCGCGCGTCGCTGGCGTCGGGTGCGCCCAATCTTCCTTCATCGGCTTCCAGAATTCGCCAAGTCCTTCGTCATAGGCATTACCGTTCTGGACGATCAGCGCGCTAACCCGCTCGGGATGCTTGAGCGCGAGGCGTAAGCCGACCGGGGCACCGTAGTCGAACAGGTAAATTGCGTACCGCTTTGCGCCGAGCTGCCCGAGCAGCCCGTCCATCAGCGTCGCAAAATGGGCAAAAGTATACGCGAACTGGTCATGTGGCGGTGCATCGCTTTCGCCGAACCCTGGGTAATCAGGTGCGATCACATGATAACGGTCGGCGAGGTACGGGATCAAATTGCGGAACTGGTGCGACGAGCTCGGAAAGCCCTGAAGCAGCAGGACCACCGGTCCTTCGGCGGGTCCCGCCTCGACATAGGCGATCTTGACCCCGTCGATCATCGCCGAACGATAGTGGATCGCCGGAACTGGCTTTTGCGCGGTTACCGGGATACGGGGGACCGCCAGCGCCGCGGACGCGAATAGCAGGGCGGTGGCGGCTAGCGAGGCACGCAAGGCATTGGCTGACATCGATTTTCTCCTGGCTCGGGTGGGATGCGACGTCAGACGCCGCGGTAGACGAGTGCGGTGAACAGGGCGGGGTCGATGACCGAGCCGCCCCATTTGGCGTCGAAATCGGCGGTCGGACGGGCGGCGACGGTCGCGTCGAGCGACTTGCCCTGATGTTTCAGTGTCGCCACTCGGCCACGCACGGCGACGAGCATGTCGCGGAAGGCAATGAGTGCAACCCTGTCGCCGACCGGCCCGTGGCCGGGAATGACGATTGTATTCGGTCCGGCGAGACGCAAGTTTTCGTTTGCCGCGCGGATCGCGCCGTCGATGCTGCCGCCGGTGACATAATCGACGAACGGATAGACGCCGTTCCAGAAGGTGTCTCCGGTTTGGAGCACGTCTGCGTGCTCGAACCGGACGTACAGGTCGCCGTCGGTGTGGCCGGCGCGGTAGTGGCCGATGTGGACCGCCTCGCTCCCGAACGTCAGCATCCGGTCGCCCGGCACGGGCTCGTTCGGCAGCGCCGACGCGGCAACAGGGGTGAAGGTATGGCCCCATTCGACGATGGTATTCTTCTGCCTAAGTCTCGCGACCGCGGCCGGGTCGGCGATCAGGGTTGCGCCGGTGCGGCGCAACCAGGCATCGCCGTCGCTATGGTCCCAGTGCCAATGGGTCAGGATGACGGTCTTGAGCGGCAAATTTCCGAGCTCACGCAGCGCAGCCCTGATCTTCGGCTCCGAAACAGCGATGCCGGCATCGACCATCAACAAACCATCCGGCATGACCAGAACGCCGATATTGCCGCCCGATCCGTCGAGCATGGCGATACCGCCGCGCAGCCGATGGAGGGTGACCGGCCCGCGAGATGCAGCCTGATTGATCAGGTCATACGGCGTCGGCCGGCCCGCCCAAGCAGGTGCGGTGACGAGGCCGATGGCGAGGAGGACCATCGCTGCCGCCCCGGCGAAACGGCGCGGCAACGGTTCGCGCAGGCCGGCACAACGCTTCAGCAATGATTTGGTCATATCCCGCCTCGGTGATTGGATGAGGGCGCACGGGGTCAGCCGCGCGCCGGCACGTTTCTGAAACAATGGTCTTGAGACGCCGACCTAGCCGGCGGCAGCGTTACGCCTTCAGGTAAGCGAGCAGGTCGGCATTGATGATCGCCGCGTGGGTCGTTGGCATGCCGTGCGGCAAGTCCTTGTAAACCTTCAGCGTGGGCTTCTGGAGCAGCTTGGCCGAAAGCGGGCCGGCGTCAGCGAACGGGACGATCTGGTCATCCTCGCTGTGCATGACCAGCACGGGAACGGTGATCTTCTTGAGATCCTCGGTGAAGTCGGTCTCGGAGAATACGGCGATGCAGTCATATTGGGCCTTTGCCCCGCCGATCATGCCCTGCCGCCACCAATTATCGATCACCCCCGGGATGACTTTCGCGCCGGGTCGATTAAAACCGTAAAACGGCCCCTCGGGCACGTCTCGGTAGAACTGCGCGCGGTTGGACATTGCCGCTCGGTAGCCGTCGAACACCTCGATCGGGCTGCCGCCGGGGTTGTGCGCCGACTTCAGCATGACTGGCGGAATGGCGCTAATGATCGCCGCCTTGGCGACGCGACCGCTGCCGCCGTAGCGCGCGACGTAGCGAACCACCTCACCGCCGCCCGTCGAATGGCCGACATGGATGGCGTCACGCAGGTCGAGATGCTCGACGAGCGCGGCGCAGTCCGCCGCGTAGGTGTCCATGTCGTTGCCGTGGTCGGTCTGCGTCGACCGCCCGTGCCCGCGCCGGTCGTACGCAATGACGCGGTAGCCGTGTCCGAGGAAGAACAGCATCTGCGCATCCCAGTCGTCGGCGCTGAGCGGCCAGCCGTGGTGGAACACAATCGGCTGCCCGGTGCCCCAGTCCTTGTAGAAGATCGATGTACCGTCCTTCGTCGTCATCGTGCTCATCGGTGGTCCTTTCCCGAAAGATGAAGTCCTTTGCGCGCGGGCACGAGCCGGGAGGCCGGGCAGGCCGAGTGTCGTGGCGGCGACGGCAAGCGTTACGCCGCCCGCCAGCACCATGCGTCGCGACGTGCCGCGGTCAGCGCTGGTCAGAGCGGCCGGGTGGGCGTTCGCCATCGTCGTGTTTCCCTGTGGCCCAGTATTGGGTTCGTTGGGTAAGACGCGGGTGGAGCAACAATCCCCACCGACCGAGGACTAGAAGGCAAACTATTTTGGCGGCGTGGCCGCGACGATCTCGAGCCGGTGGGACCCGGCGGCAACGACGCGCACCGGGTAAAGTTCGGCAAGGGTGCGCGCGAACCGCGCTGGGTCGTCGGTATGGAAGCTCCCGCTGACGCGGTAGCCCGCTATCTTCGGATCGCTGATCACGAGCTGCACCGGGGTGTAGCGGTCGAGCTCCACCGCCGCGGCCGAAAGAGGCGTGTCGCGAAAGGTGACAACGCCGCGCTGCCAGTCGCCGACAGCGTCGACATCGGCGCGCGTTACCTCTGGCTCGGCGTCTCCGCGCGCGGTAAGCGCCTCGCCGGGCTTGAGGATCGACGGGGGGCGATTGGTCCGCCCAGCCCGGACGGCGACGCTGCCTTCGACGAGAACGACGCGCATCAGGCCGGGCTCGGCGCGGACCTCGAAGTGGGTGCCAAGTGCGGTCACAGACTGTCGCCCGACGGCGACGACGAAAGGCCGCGTTCGGTCGTGGAACACCGCAAACGCTGCCTGCCCATGCAGTAGTTCCAGGCGGCGCTCGCCGCCGGGGCGGAACGCGACGCGGATGGCCGTGTCGGTGTTCAAGGTGACCCTGCTGGTATCGGGCAGAGTAAAGCTTCGCCGCTCGCCGATCGCCGTAGCGAGCATGACCGACGGTGCGTCGGCACTCGCTAGCTGCGGCGTAACCGGTCCAGCAGGACTTCGGACGAGAAGAGTTGTCCCGCAGACGAGGGCGACGGCGATCGACGCGGCGATGGCATAGCGCTGCACGCTCCGGCGCGGCGCGCTATGCCTCAGCTCAACCGCGGGGGGCGCATCGCGCAGAGCCTGCAGTTCTGGCGCATCGCCAGTCAGCTCCCACAGCTGGCAGGCGCGAGCCCACGCTTCGCCATTGGCCGGATCGGCGTCGATCCACGCGGTAAAGACCAGATCGTCGGACTCGTCGTCGAACATGTCCTGCCTGACCAGCAGCAAAGCGGCGGCTTCGGTGGCGTCGAGCTCCTGCAGATGGGCAAGCGTGAGAACTTCACGGATCACGATGTGCATCCCGGGGATGTCAGCAGGTGGTTGACTGCACGCACCATGTGCTTTTCGACGGCACTAACTGAAATTCCGAAATGCACGGCAATGTCCTTATAGTTCTGCCCGTCGAGCCGTCGCAGGACAAATATTGTCCGCGTTCGCTCCGGCAGGGTCATCAACGCGGAGGCGACCGCGCGCAGCGTCTCGCGACTTTCCGCAACCCGGCCTGCGTCGAAATCGCTACCACTGTGTCGCTCAGTATCGAACGGCACTTGGTCATCGGCGTGGCGAACGGT encodes the following:
- a CDS encoding pirin family protein yields the protein MIDLRPFNSLGGANHGWLNAKHHFAFGSYADPKRSSWGNLRVWNDDTIAPRSGFPPHPHRNMEIITYVREGAITHQDSLGNKGRTEAGDVQVMSAGTGITHAEYNDEDETSRIFQIWIEPTRTGEKPSWGTRPFPKGDRAGHFVVLASGFDNDNEALPIRTDARVVAASLKAGETIDYPLGTDRRAYLVPATGAVEIDGVRVNARDGAAINNLAVLRVTAIEDSEVILVDAA
- a CDS encoding LysR family transcriptional regulator, whose product is MSNPGTPTFEQLRIFLAVVDTGSFAAAGRRLHRAVSVISYGIGNLEAQLGVLLFDRDGTRKPQLTDAGRAVLAEARTVAQGIDGLRAKVKGLLDGLEAEVNLAVDVMLPTQRLGEVLRAFAIAFPTVTLRLHVEALGAVTALVLDKTAVLGISGPLNAGLAEIDAMVAGAVPMVPVAAPDHPLGRLSIIPPGAGRDYVQLVLTDRSPLTEGRDFAVMSARTWRLADLGAKHALLREGIGWGNMPLPVIEPDLISGALVRLVMPEYHGGQYRFSAIWRRDFPPGPAASWLREQFVARAREDSDVTALGDV
- a CDS encoding RNA polymerase sigma factor, with the protein product MSLQDMVEYRPALIRFFRRKMRDVNDVEDLVQEVFVRIAVRQGSAVENLGGYIFQTAASVLADRHRRRTVRHADDQVPFDTERHSGSDFDAGRVAESRETLRAVASALMTLPERTRTIFVLRRLDGQNYKDIAVHFGISVSAVEKHMVRAVNHLLTSPGCTS
- a CDS encoding alpha/beta fold hydrolase, yielding MSTMTTKDGTSIFYKDWGTGQPIVFHHGWPLSADDWDAQMLFFLGHGYRVIAYDRRGHGRSTQTDHGNDMDTYAADCAALVEHLDLRDAIHVGHSTGGGEVVRYVARYGGSGRVAKAAIISAIPPVMLKSAHNPGGSPIEVFDGYRAAMSNRAQFYRDVPEGPFYGFNRPGAKVIPGVIDNWWRQGMIGGAKAQYDCIAVFSETDFTEDLKKITVPVLVMHSEDDQIVPFADAGPLSAKLLQKPTLKVYKDLPHGMPTTHAAIINADLLAYLKA
- a CDS encoding MBL fold metallo-hydrolase, with amino-acid sequence MTKSLLKRCAGLREPLPRRFAGAAAMVLLAIGLVTAPAWAGRPTPYDLINQAASRGPVTLHRLRGGIAMLDGSGGNIGVLVMPDGLLMVDAGIAVSEPKIRAALRELGNLPLKTVILTHWHWDHSDGDAWLRRTGATLIADPAAVARLRQKNTIVEWGHTFTPVAASALPNEPVPGDRMLTFGSEAVHIGHYRAGHTDGDLYVRFEHADVLQTGDTFWNGVYPFVDYVTGGSIDGAIRAANENLRLAGPNTIVIPGHGPVGDRVALIAFRDMLVAVRGRVATLKHQGKSLDATVAARPTADFDAKWGGSVIDPALFTALVYRGV
- a CDS encoding DoxX family protein gives rise to the protein MATRPFVPAQSNSVPGPLPLIGRVGIAAIFVLSGLSKVAAPAATIGYIQSIGLPLPELALAVSVLIELVGGIALVLGYQTRIAAGVLAAFAIVTAVLFHNAFGDQNQLIHFFKNVAIAGGLLNVIALGGGSWSIDARR
- a CDS encoding FecR family protein produces the protein MIREVLTLAHLQELDATEAAALLLVRQDMFDDESDDLVFTAWIDADPANGEAWARACQLWELTGDAPELQALRDAPPAVELRHSAPRRSVQRYAIAASIAVALVCGTTLLVRSPAGPVTPQLASADAPSVMLATAIGERRSFTLPDTSRVTLNTDTAIRVAFRPGGERRLELLHGQAAFAVFHDRTRPFVVAVGRQSVTALGTHFEVRAEPGLMRVVLVEGSVAVRAGRTNRPPSILKPGEALTARGDAEPEVTRADVDAVGDWQRGVVTFRDTPLSAAAVELDRYTPVQLVISDPKIAGYRVSGSFHTDDPARFARTLAELYPVRVVAAGSHRLEIVAATPPK
- the soxC gene encoding sulfite dehydrogenase encodes the protein MSVEVGPVPGSERLVSRRNILGATAALAGAAAASAAAGDTLAEVPAREPGSSLSAHGERSQFVKLARLPEAGPGVRNVDPTDAINSKTPIGDLVGTITPTDLHYERSHSGVPDIDPAKHRLLIHGLVDRARVLTLADLRAMPSVSRTTFLECTGNGWENWKHADPTLTVQNTHGLVSTNEWTGIPLTYLADLVGRRSESLWMLAEGGDAAGVARSIPLTDEIMREAMIAFGQNGEPLRPAQGYPIRLIVPGCEGNVNIKWLRRLKFGDGPWMTRWETARYTQLMADGRARQFQLRMDTNSVITSPSGMMQIHPGYQRITGLAWSGHGRIDRVDVSVDGGRSWLRATLDAPVLPKAQARFGFDWMWDGSPATIVSRSTDERGNIQPSRQQLIDKVGTNALFHFNGQQTWAVDTSGRVRNVLA
- a CDS encoding c-type cytochrome, whose translation is MFWRSALIAMAIPGCGAAATLHPDFGRAPSAAEVASWDIDVRPDGRGLSPGSGTPERGRQVFEENCAACHGTGGVGGIKDRLVGGRGTLATDKPVKTIGSYWPYATTLFDYIRRAMPYQAPGTLSADDTYAVVAYLLNLNGIVGSNTSVGRDTLASIRMPNRDGFVPDEEFSRLKPLRIDSKVVAPSGNARAPAPHR
- a CDS encoding alpha/beta fold hydrolase; the protein is MSANALRASLAATALLFASAALAVPRIPVTAQKPVPAIHYRSAMIDGVKIAYVEAGPAEGPVVLLLQGFPSSSHQFRNLIPYLADRYHVIAPDYPGFGESDAPPHDQFAYTFAHFATLMDGLLGQLGAKRYAIYLFDYGAPVGLRLALKHPERVSALIVQNGNAYDEGLGEFWKPMKEDWAHPTPATREALAPLMTLETTMFQYQDGMEDLSRIDPANWRHDQPLLDRPGNKNIQLDLFHDYGSNVALYPQFQAFFRKYQPPTLIVWGKNDKVFPTAGAEPYRRDLPKAEYHLLNTGHFALEDQFGVMASMIHDFLDRKMTK
- a CDS encoding nuclear transport factor 2 family protein — translated: MTHAASQSALAETTAAAVDNEAIIRELYRVAEVKDYAGFAAMFGKDGIFIDEGSGYAYRGEKELARSAEIYATAMPDMHRELYDVYVAGDRVVVELSLNGTSLGPLEIPNVGFVPPTGKKVSAPCCDVFHLEAGKVVSFHCYHELR
- a CDS encoding c-type cytochrome; protein product: MIGRAAAYRASGLTRVFLRPTLLLGTALWGIAPIHAAIVVAPPPAFAVCAACHATEPGKTRIGPSLAGIAGRKAGSLDGFVYSPALRASNLVWDAASLDRFITSPAAAVPGTRMAFAGVKDASRRSEIVDYLLTLNH
- a CDS encoding DUF6130 family protein; translation: MSAPLAAQTARDILGAPGVVPLDDAQPAPRLIVDPPVPGPLSFGRVVIQYRAENLRITPTFGPKALEVSPRIGHIHVTVDDLPWHWADASGEPLIMNGMPPGKHKVLIELVDSNHKAFTGQTVEFIIPVPK